The Formosa sp. Hel1_33_131 genome window below encodes:
- a CDS encoding EpsG family protein, with protein sequence MEYFYVFTLISVFLFFINKKRAIYFIIIGCVFFLYYLPSIGYFGPDYLGYQTTYINAFKIEAFPWVNTAAQIDSEPFYLWYSSLVSAYSNLDFSFYLIFNFLLCVAISVFMLRSFNVDYKYFFWIMILPVIFPTIFYFLLRSSLSYFLVALGFFSLLNPNKKKAIFFAVLFSFLGFNLHSQYILMTLLFLGIFSVLRFETFTDYYLGLKIIISSAFVLIFVMLALRSYTNELASLLSFLPSSDVISVKIEHLINEDERAVRLTALLSILIYPVMAFQVLRKTYKSPVLYFLNDKLKERKFLLLMLAIILYGAAINIAYFDTSLVAGRLSRFSDYLGICLLMPMYLKTCIGYKTEYLALMIITLLAPILYAAVYMDIVWGVF encoded by the coding sequence ATGGAGTATTTTTATGTTTTCACATTAATTTCTGTTTTTTTATTTTTTATAAATAAGAAGCGGGCTATTTATTTTATAATTATAGGATGTGTATTTTTCTTGTACTATTTGCCATCCATCGGTTATTTTGGACCTGATTATTTGGGATATCAAACCACCTACATTAACGCCTTTAAGATTGAGGCGTTTCCATGGGTAAACACTGCTGCTCAAATTGATTCCGAACCGTTTTATTTGTGGTATAGTTCTTTGGTTTCAGCCTATTCTAACTTGGATTTTTCATTTTACTTGATATTTAATTTTTTGCTCTGCGTGGCCATTTCTGTTTTCATGCTAAGAAGCTTTAACGTTGATTATAAATATTTTTTTTGGATCATGATTTTGCCAGTTATTTTCCCTACTATTTTTTATTTTTTATTAAGATCGTCACTGTCTTACTTTTTAGTAGCGCTAGGTTTTTTTAGTTTATTAAATCCAAATAAGAAAAAAGCTATTTTTTTTGCGGTACTATTCTCTTTCTTGGGCTTCAATTTACATTCACAGTATATTTTAATGACACTCTTGTTTTTAGGAATTTTTTCCGTGTTAAGATTTGAAACTTTTACAGATTATTATTTGGGATTAAAAATAATCATATCATCGGCATTTGTTTTAATTTTTGTGATGCTAGCACTTAGATCATATACTAATGAACTAGCCTCACTATTGAGTTTTTTACCTTCTAGCGATGTTATTTCAGTAAAAATTGAACACCTTATAAACGAGGACGAAAGAGCCGTGAGACTAACAGCCCTATTATCCATTTTGATATATCCTGTAATGGCATTTCAGGTCTTAAGGAAAACCTATAAGTCCCCTGTATTGTATTTTTTGAATGACAAATTAAAGGAACGTAAGTTTTTGTTGCTGATGCTCGCTATTATCCTTTATGGAGCTGCGATTAATATTGCTTATTTTGATACCTCATTAGTAGCAGGACGTTTAAGTCGATTTTCAGATTATTTAGGAATATGCTTACTCATGCCAATGTATTTAAAAACATGTATTGGATATAAAACAGAGTATTTGGCCCTTATGATAATTACGCTGTTAGCTCCAATTTTATATGCTGCAGTGTACATGGATATTGTATGGGGTGTTTTTTAA
- a CDS encoding glycosyltransferase, whose amino-acid sequence MGKKLNILLLGEYSNYHNNLAKGLKHLNHNVVLANAGDHYKNFYRDIDLSYQSNNKFLTNIKRIWIENTKINSFKDFDIIQIINPNVFSRFGNNIQLFKKLIFNNKKVFLSAVGDDYFWWKAYREGKFNKSPHGGALKDEKKTKSIWETSNSFIDANRFLAENVHGIIPGSLSYEIPYKHFSNCRKVILQPINTEEYNSLENTLKDKIIFYHGAQLGRYGFKGTNAIDKAMNTMVSKYPSDLTYLRTDSLPYNKYIQIINKTNILIDQTNFIEPTMNALISMLMGKVVMGGCEDVFLKTHKLKQTPLINITNDANQIYSQVEWILDNKEEVMKLSITGREYVKNNHDTIHIAQKFLQEWSY is encoded by the coding sequence ATGGGTAAAAAACTAAATATACTATTATTAGGAGAGTATAGTAACTATCATAACAATTTGGCAAAAGGATTAAAACATCTTAATCATAACGTTGTCTTAGCCAATGCTGGTGATCATTATAAAAATTTTTATAGAGACATTGATTTATCCTATCAATCCAACAACAAATTTCTAACAAATATAAAACGAATCTGGATAGAAAACACAAAAATCAATTCATTTAAAGATTTTGATATTATTCAGATTATAAACCCAAACGTATTCTCTAGGTTTGGAAATAATATTCAATTATTTAAAAAACTGATTTTTAATAATAAAAAAGTTTTTTTAAGTGCAGTTGGAGATGATTATTTTTGGTGGAAAGCTTACAGGGAAGGGAAATTTAATAAATCTCCTCATGGAGGTGCTTTAAAAGATGAGAAAAAGACAAAGTCTATATGGGAAACCTCAAATAGTTTTATTGATGCAAATCGGTTTTTAGCAGAAAACGTGCATGGAATTATCCCAGGAAGTTTATCATATGAAATACCTTACAAACATTTTTCTAATTGTAGGAAAGTTATATTACAACCAATTAATACGGAAGAGTACAACTCTTTGGAGAATACTCTAAAAGATAAGATAATCTTCTATCATGGAGCACAATTAGGTAGATATGGTTTTAAAGGAACAAATGCTATTGATAAGGCTATGAATACAATGGTATCAAAATATCCTTCAGACCTTACATATTTAAGAACGGATAGTTTGCCCTACAATAAATATATCCAGATAATAAACAAAACAAATATTTTAATTGATCAAACTAATTTTATTGAACCTACAATGAATGCTTTGATAAGTATGTTAATGGGTAAAGTAGTCATGGGCGGTTGTGAAGATGTGTTTTTAAAAACACACAAATTAAAACAGACTCCCTTAATAAACATCACCAATGATGCCAATCAAATATATAGTCAAGTAGAATGGATATTAGACAATAAAGAGGAAGTTATGAAGCTATCTATTACTGGGCGTGAGTATGTAAAAAATAATCATGACACCATTCATATTGCTCAGAAATTCTTACAGGAGTGGAGTTATTAA
- a CDS encoding O-antigen translocase, producing MNFVNSSLFTGISTLIRVISNIVITKVIAISLGPSGMVLLGQINNLVSFVRTLSTGGVQQGIVKLVAESENNNQQMPINASVQISLFSSFTCGLFLIVFREQLGMYIFFTLDYNYLFFIIAAAIIPYAINIIFVSVLNGMRQLKLFVVANIISNILGLIISLLFIYFFKVEGLLIAFSINQSIAIISTLYLIRNQNWWKSIFRLVIIDKIYFKKLFSYSVMALVSASTVPVAYIIIRTLVITEIGEVQAGHWEALIRVSSVLVMVMATSYSTYLLPTLSSIKKEDLRKELYKIYKIVIPIAIIFPLLIFILKDYVVLFLYSEEFIKVVSLFKYQLIGDGFRIISYVTGFLILAKSHVKLYVMNELIQFILYVGLSTILIKKIGLEGVTLAYMLTAMTCLLFQLIVFRKILWVKN from the coding sequence ATGAATTTTGTTAATTCTTCATTGTTTACTGGGATTTCTACTTTAATTCGAGTGATTAGTAATATTGTCATTACTAAAGTAATAGCCATATCTTTAGGGCCTTCAGGAATGGTTTTGTTAGGGCAAATCAATAATTTAGTTAGTTTTGTAAGAACACTTAGTACTGGAGGTGTACAACAAGGTATCGTTAAACTTGTTGCAGAAAGTGAAAACAATAATCAACAGATGCCAATTAATGCCTCTGTTCAGATTTCACTGTTTTCATCTTTTACTTGTGGACTTTTTCTTATTGTTTTTAGAGAACAATTAGGGATGTATATTTTCTTTACTCTTGACTATAACTATTTGTTTTTTATTATTGCGGCTGCAATTATTCCTTACGCAATTAATATAATTTTTGTATCCGTTTTAAATGGAATGCGGCAATTAAAGTTATTTGTAGTTGCTAATATTATTTCTAATATATTAGGTTTAATAATCAGTTTATTATTTATATATTTTTTCAAAGTGGAGGGGTTATTAATTGCCTTTTCCATAAACCAATCCATAGCTATCATTAGTACTTTATATTTAATTAGAAATCAAAACTGGTGGAAATCAATATTTCGGCTTGTCATAATAGATAAAATATATTTTAAAAAACTATTTAGCTATTCTGTGATGGCACTTGTAAGTGCCTCAACCGTCCCCGTTGCTTATATTATTATTCGTACACTAGTAATCACAGAAATCGGAGAAGTGCAAGCAGGGCACTGGGAAGCGTTAATCAGAGTGTCTTCTGTTCTTGTAATGGTTATGGCGACATCTTATAGTACCTATCTATTGCCTACCCTTTCATCAATTAAAAAAGAAGATTTACGAAAAGAATTATATAAAATATATAAGATAGTAATTCCAATAGCAATTATTTTCCCATTACTTATATTCATTCTCAAAGACTATGTGGTTTTGTTTTTATATTCTGAAGAGTTTATTAAAGTTGTTTCATTATTTAAGTATCAACTTATAGGAGATGGATTTAGAATAATCAGCTATGTTACCGGTTTTTTGATACTAGCTAAGTCACATGTAAAACTATATGTTATGAATGAATTAATTCAGTTTATACTTTATGTCGGATTGTCAACGATTCTGATAAAAAAAATCGGATTAGAAGGCGTTACTTTAGCTTATATGCTCACTGCGATGACTTGTTTACTATTTCAATTAATCGTTTTCAGAAAAATATTATGGGTAAAAAACTAA
- the rffA gene encoding dTDP-4-amino-4,6-dideoxygalactose transaminase: MTGKEIEYISDLLNLNKLSGNGYYTQKCHDFFETTYGFNKCLLTTSCTDALEMAAILVDIQPGDEVIMPSYTFVSTANAFVLRGAKIIFVDSRSDHPGMDEHAIEKLITPRTKVIVPVHYAGVACNMDKIMEIADTYNLFVIEDAAQAIDSYYIGNDGKKRILGSIGHLSAFSFHETKNIISGEGGMLVINEDRFKTRAEVIWEKGTNRASFFRGEVDKYGWVDLGSSFLPSEIIASFLFAQLESLDEIQNKRLVIWNYYNTSLESVNTYGIKTPFFPSYSTNNAHMYYLVMPDIKTRTKFIDYLKQNGVHSVFHYLSLHKSPFYHKKYKGEKLKFTENYANKLVRLPLYASLSEQELNKITQTILTFCNEFC, from the coding sequence TTGACTGGCAAAGAAATAGAGTATATTTCTGATTTACTGAATTTAAATAAATTATCAGGAAACGGTTACTATACTCAAAAATGTCACGATTTTTTTGAAACTACTTATGGTTTTAATAAATGTTTATTGACAACTTCATGCACAGATGCATTGGAAATGGCTGCAATTTTAGTTGACATTCAACCTGGTGATGAGGTGATAATGCCTTCTTATACGTTTGTTTCTACAGCGAATGCATTTGTTCTTAGAGGTGCCAAAATAATATTTGTAGATAGTAGAAGTGATCATCCTGGAATGGATGAACACGCAATTGAAAAATTGATAACTCCTAGAACCAAAGTGATAGTGCCAGTTCATTATGCAGGTGTTGCCTGCAACATGGATAAGATTATGGAAATAGCGGATACGTATAACCTTTTTGTTATCGAAGATGCAGCCCAAGCTATTGATAGCTATTACATTGGCAATGATGGTAAGAAAAGAATTTTAGGAAGTATAGGTCATTTAAGCGCTTTTTCTTTTCATGAAACCAAAAATATAATTTCGGGCGAAGGAGGGATGTTGGTAATAAATGAAGACCGTTTTAAAACGAGAGCAGAAGTTATTTGGGAAAAAGGAACAAATAGAGCCTCTTTTTTTAGAGGAGAAGTAGATAAATATGGTTGGGTAGATTTAGGGAGTTCATTTCTTCCTTCGGAGATAATCGCTAGTTTTTTATTCGCTCAGTTGGAAAGTTTAGATGAAATTCAAAATAAAAGACTAGTAATATGGAATTATTATAATACCTCTTTAGAATCAGTGAATACATACGGTATCAAAACGCCTTTTTTTCCTTCCTATTCAACTAATAATGCTCATATGTATTATTTGGTGATGCCCGATATTAAAACTAGAACTAAATTTATTGATTATTTGAAACAAAATGGAGTTCATTCGGTATTTCATTATTTGTCATTACATAAAAGCCCTTTTTATCACAAGAAATATAAAGGGGAGAAACTGAAATTTACAGAAAATTACGCAAACAAATTAGTGAGATTACCTCTATACGCCTCTTTATCTGAGCAGGAATTAAATAAAATAACCCAAACTATTCTAACATTTTGTAATGAATTTTGTTAA
- a CDS encoding GNAT family N-acetyltransferase, which yields MKEQYTIERLDWDSEFFGYKVGKITINDSLSFDNSSFIDAAKNYKLVYVMSENEIFDAPFKFVDKKITFSQTIGNRELIQRDFDFIRSFNPLTDSLSELVHLAYESGEYSRFNIDSNFSNNEFKRLYKEWLIKSVNNSIDYDVYVYIGDSNKIIGFISLAVQRKGVSEIVLIAVAGSERGKGIARKLVNKAINQTKLNNFKKIEVVTQGINTPALSLYTNTGFKTTTTIYIYHYWTP from the coding sequence ATGAAGGAACAATATACAATAGAAAGGCTTGATTGGGATTCTGAGTTTTTTGGATATAAAGTAGGGAAAATAACAATAAATGATTCATTGAGTTTTGATAACTCCAGTTTTATAGATGCTGCCAAAAATTACAAATTGGTCTATGTTATGTCTGAGAATGAAATTTTTGATGCTCCATTTAAATTTGTTGATAAAAAAATCACATTCAGTCAAACAATAGGAAACAGAGAATTAATTCAAAGAGACTTTGATTTCATAAGATCATTTAATCCGTTAACTGACAGTTTATCAGAATTAGTGCATTTAGCATACGAAAGTGGTGAGTATTCTAGGTTTAATATTGATAGTAATTTTTCTAACAATGAATTTAAGAGACTATATAAAGAATGGCTAATCAAATCTGTAAATAACTCTATCGATTATGATGTTTATGTCTACATAGGCGATTCAAATAAAATAATTGGTTTTATTTCATTAGCAGTACAGAGAAAAGGAGTGTCTGAAATAGTGTTGATAGCTGTAGCAGGTTCTGAAAGAGGCAAAGGGATTGCTCGAAAATTAGTAAATAAAGCAATCAATCAAACAAAACTAAACAACTTTAAAAAAATTGAAGTTGTTACTCAGGGAATTAACACGCCTGCGCTAAGCTTATACACTAACACCGGATTTAAAACAACAACAACAATATATATATATCATTACTGGACCCCATGA
- the wecC gene encoding UDP-N-acetyl-D-mannosamine dehydrogenase: MNNPEVVMIGLGYIGLPTAALIASNSVYVYGVDVNPKVVETINQGKVHIVEPELDYAVAKAVEGGYLNASETPVEACTYIIVVPTPFKAKNEPDTSYVEAATRGLIQLFKEGDLYIIESTSPVGTTEKMMSLIYRERPELKDKLHIAYCPERVLPGNVMYELVHNDRVIGGVNEASTQKAIAFYQKYIKGALHPTNARTAEMCKLVENSSRDVQIAFANELSLICDKADIDVWELITLANKHPRVQILQPGCGVGGHCIAVDPYFIVSDFPMESKIIGAAREINNYKSFWCVEKIENAKLQFELRYKRKPKTAIMGLAFKPNIDDLRESPAKYIAQKILQNAQNQVHFIVEPNIESYPSFKLTDYKIAVEQADIIAFLVAHDAFKTITLSDDKVVLDFCGILK, translated from the coding sequence ATGAATAACCCAGAAGTTGTTATGATTGGATTAGGCTATATTGGCTTACCTACAGCAGCCTTAATAGCCTCAAACTCGGTATATGTGTACGGAGTAGATGTCAATCCAAAAGTAGTTGAAACCATTAACCAAGGAAAGGTCCATATTGTTGAACCAGAATTAGATTATGCCGTCGCCAAAGCTGTTGAAGGCGGTTATCTTAATGCATCTGAAACTCCAGTAGAAGCGTGCACTTATATTATTGTTGTGCCCACTCCTTTTAAAGCCAAAAATGAGCCAGACACTTCTTATGTTGAAGCAGCGACTAGAGGGTTAATACAATTATTCAAAGAAGGTGATTTGTATATTATTGAATCTACTTCACCTGTTGGGACTACCGAAAAAATGATGTCGCTTATTTATAGAGAACGTCCAGAATTAAAAGATAAATTGCACATTGCCTATTGCCCAGAGCGAGTGTTGCCAGGAAATGTAATGTATGAGTTGGTACACAATGATAGAGTAATCGGTGGTGTCAATGAAGCTTCTACACAAAAAGCAATCGCTTTTTATCAAAAGTATATAAAAGGGGCGTTACACCCTACGAATGCTCGAACCGCAGAAATGTGTAAGCTCGTCGAAAATTCTTCGAGAGATGTGCAAATTGCTTTTGCGAATGAGTTATCTCTTATTTGTGATAAAGCAGATATTGATGTTTGGGAGCTCATAACTTTAGCCAATAAACACCCCAGAGTTCAAATATTACAACCAGGTTGTGGAGTAGGGGGCCATTGCATAGCTGTAGATCCTTATTTTATTGTGTCTGATTTTCCAATGGAATCCAAGATTATAGGTGCTGCTCGAGAAATTAATAATTACAAGTCATTTTGGTGTGTCGAAAAAATAGAGAATGCTAAATTACAATTCGAACTACGATACAAACGAAAGCCAAAAACGGCTATTATGGGCCTAGCTTTTAAACCTAATATTGATGATCTCAGAGAATCACCTGCCAAATATATTGCACAAAAAATATTACAAAACGCACAGAATCAGGTTCATTTTATTGTAGAACCTAATATTGAATCTTACCCCAGTTTTAAATTAACAGACTATAAAATTGCAGTGGAACAAGCTGATATTATTGCGTTTTTGGTAGCTCACGATGCGTTTAAAACCATCACATTATCAGACGACAAAGTCGTTTTAGATTTCTGTGGGATATTAAAATAA
- the wecB gene encoding non-hydrolyzing UDP-N-acetylglucosamine 2-epimerase, with amino-acid sequence MKHVLIVFGTRPEAIKMAPLVKEFYKYPRFFNTKVCVTAQHREMLDQVLNFFNITPDYDLDLMKKGQNLYGLTADIITNMKAVLDDFKPDYVFVHGDTTTTMAGSLASFYSGAKVCHVEAGLRTHNKYAPFPEEMNRQITGRICDYHFAPTPTSKLNLLAENIQEKTILVTGNTVIDALLESVERVKENPSALIQKLSKTIGQKELILVTCHRRENHGDGFVRICEALKAIAKDDSDRVIVYPVHLNPNVQEPVKRILSHVDNILLIDPLAYEDFIWMMNRSKLIITDSGGIQEEAPSLGKPVLVLRDTTERPEAVEQGTVCLVGTNKNLIVKETLDLLNNITRFESMSRLHNPYGDGKTSERIVKFITQLPN; translated from the coding sequence ATGAAACATGTTTTGATCGTTTTTGGCACCCGCCCAGAAGCCATAAAAATGGCACCCCTAGTTAAAGAGTTTTACAAATACCCTAGGTTTTTCAATACCAAAGTTTGTGTGACCGCTCAACATCGTGAAATGTTGGATCAAGTATTGAATTTTTTTAACATCACACCGGATTATGACCTTGACCTCATGAAAAAAGGTCAAAACTTATATGGTTTAACTGCGGACATCATTACAAATATGAAAGCTGTTCTGGATGATTTTAAACCTGATTATGTGTTTGTTCATGGAGATACCACGACGACTATGGCAGGGAGTCTCGCTTCGTTTTATAGTGGAGCCAAAGTTTGTCATGTGGAAGCTGGCCTTAGAACGCACAATAAATATGCTCCTTTCCCAGAAGAAATGAATCGGCAAATTACGGGACGTATATGTGATTATCATTTTGCACCTACTCCGACTTCTAAGTTAAATTTGTTGGCTGAAAATATACAAGAAAAAACAATTTTAGTGACAGGAAATACTGTGATTGATGCGTTATTGGAAAGTGTAGAGCGTGTTAAAGAAAATCCGAGTGCTTTGATTCAAAAACTATCAAAAACGATTGGACAAAAGGAACTGATTTTAGTAACCTGTCATAGAAGAGAGAATCATGGTGATGGATTTGTTAGAATTTGTGAAGCTTTAAAAGCAATTGCTAAAGATGATTCTGATAGAGTTATTGTTTACCCCGTTCACTTAAATCCAAATGTTCAAGAGCCTGTAAAACGAATTTTATCCCATGTTGATAATATTCTACTTATAGATCCACTCGCTTATGAAGATTTTATTTGGATGATGAATCGTTCTAAATTAATAATTACAGATAGTGGAGGAATACAAGAAGAAGCCCCCAGTCTTGGTAAGCCAGTGTTAGTGCTGCGAGATACAACTGAGCGTCCTGAAGCTGTTGAACAGGGTACGGTATGTTTGGTAGGAACAAATAAAAACCTTATAGTTAAAGAAACATTAGACCTTTTAAATAATATTACACGTTTTGAATCCATGAGCCGACTGCACAATCCTTATGGCGATGGAAAAACTAGTGAGCGAATTGTGAAATTTATTACGCAGTTACCAAATTAA
- a CDS encoding glycosyltransferase family 4 protein, which produces MKIVFSSSVAWYVFNFRLELLKSLQSDGHEIYTVATSDNYAQKLVASGVMFVPLKVNNNKTNPLQDILLIFRYYKIYKSIKPDLICHNTIKPNIYGTLAAKMLSIPVVNNISGLGTLFIKRSFLTTIAIQLYKFSQKFAKIIFFQNKHDQKLFIDQQIVSADKARIINGCGVDISKFKNSHKYRSKNFTFLFVGRLLKDKGILEFVEAAKLIKLKHPKVRFQVLGAFCPQNTSAIQKDEMNGWVADEIINYLGFTDQVKTVMENSDCLVLPSYREGLSKALIEGSSMSLPIITTDTPGCKDVIVDDETGFLCQVKDSNDLFLKMEKMLSLSPEQRIKMGESGRRRAESLFDIKDIISAYKNAITSI; this is translated from the coding sequence ATGAAAATAGTTTTTTCATCGAGTGTGGCATGGTATGTTTTTAATTTCAGATTAGAGCTACTTAAATCGTTGCAAAGCGATGGACATGAAATCTATACAGTTGCTACTTCTGATAATTATGCTCAAAAGCTTGTAGCATCAGGGGTTATGTTTGTTCCTTTAAAAGTTAATAATAATAAAACAAACCCACTCCAAGATATTTTATTGATTTTTAGGTATTATAAAATTTATAAATCAATCAAACCAGATTTAATCTGTCATAACACGATTAAACCTAATATTTATGGAACCTTAGCTGCTAAGATGCTCAGTATCCCAGTTGTAAATAATATATCAGGTTTAGGCACACTTTTTATCAAAAGGTCCTTTTTAACCACTATTGCAATTCAGTTGTATAAATTTTCTCAAAAATTCGCGAAAATAATTTTTTTTCAAAACAAACACGATCAAAAATTATTTATCGATCAGCAAATCGTTTCTGCTGATAAAGCTCGAATCATAAATGGTTGTGGAGTTGATATCTCTAAATTTAAAAATAGTCATAAATATCGCTCAAAAAATTTCACATTCCTCTTTGTAGGACGCCTTCTAAAGGACAAAGGGATTCTTGAATTTGTTGAAGCTGCAAAACTTATAAAACTAAAGCACCCTAAGGTAAGGTTTCAGGTATTGGGGGCTTTTTGCCCACAAAACACGTCGGCGATTCAAAAGGATGAAATGAATGGCTGGGTTGCTGATGAAATTATCAACTATTTAGGGTTTACAGATCAAGTGAAAACTGTCATGGAAAATTCTGATTGTTTGGTGCTTCCTTCTTACAGAGAAGGACTGTCTAAAGCACTTATTGAAGGTTCGAGTATGTCCTTGCCAATTATTACCACGGATACTCCAGGGTGCAAAGATGTTATCGTAGATGATGAAACCGGTTTTTTATGTCAGGTGAAGGATTCTAATGATTTGTTTCTGAAAATGGAAAAAATGTTAAGCTTAAGCCCTGAACAACGGATTAAAATGGGGGAGTCTGGTAGAAGAAGGGCCGAATCACTTTTTGATATTAAAGATATTATTAGCGCATATAAGAATGCTATAACGTCTATTTAA
- the rfbA gene encoding glucose-1-phosphate thymidylyltransferase RfbA: MKGIILAGGSGTRLHPLTLSVSKQLLPVYDKPMIYYPLSVLMIAGIKEILIISTPHDLPNFKQLLGDGSNFGISLSYEEQPSPDGLAQAFIIGEKFIGTDAVCMVLGDNIFYGAGLQNLLNSAVETVKKDQKAVVFGSYVKDPERYGVAEFDADNNVVSIEEKPLEPKSNYAVVGLYFYPNSVIQIAKKIEPSKRGELEITSVNEAYLQQENLKMEILSRGFAWLDTGTHEALAEATEFVKTIEKRTGQKIACPEEIALNNDWISKPDLSQRIANLKGDYYAYLKGFI, encoded by the coding sequence ATGAAGGGAATTATACTTGCAGGAGGCTCAGGAACACGTTTACATCCATTAACGTTAAGTGTTAGTAAACAATTGTTGCCTGTGTATGACAAGCCAATGATTTACTATCCGTTGTCTGTATTAATGATTGCAGGGATTAAGGAGATTCTGATTATTTCTACCCCACACGATTTACCTAATTTTAAGCAATTGCTTGGCGATGGTTCTAATTTTGGAATTTCACTTTCTTATGAAGAACAACCGTCCCCCGATGGATTGGCACAAGCCTTTATCATTGGTGAAAAATTTATTGGCACCGACGCTGTGTGTATGGTGTTAGGAGATAATATTTTTTACGGAGCTGGACTTCAAAACCTTTTAAATTCTGCAGTAGAAACCGTTAAAAAAGATCAAAAAGCAGTGGTGTTTGGAAGTTATGTCAAAGATCCAGAACGTTATGGTGTTGCTGAATTTGATGCCGACAATAATGTGGTGAGTATTGAAGAAAAGCCTTTAGAACCAAAATCCAATTATGCAGTAGTAGGATTGTATTTTTATCCGAATTCTGTGATTCAAATTGCCAAAAAAATTGAACCGTCCAAAAGAGGTGAGTTAGAAATTACCTCGGTGAATGAAGCTTATTTACAGCAAGAGAATTTAAAAATGGAGATTCTGAGCCGTGGTTTTGCATGGCTTGACACTGGTACACACGAAGCCTTGGCAGAAGCGACCGAGTTTGTAAAAACCATAGAAAAACGAACGGGTCAAAAAATAGCCTGCCCCGAAGAAATTGCCTTAAATAACGATTGGATCTCAAAGCCCGATTTATCCCAACGCATAGCCAATCTGAAAGGCGATTATTATGCGTATTTGAAGGGGTTTATTTAA
- the rfbB gene encoding dTDP-glucose 4,6-dehydratase, with the protein MKKILITGGAGFIGSHVVRQFVTAYPNYHVFNLDALTYAGNLENLADIEAQNNYTFLKGDICDEDFINTLFETHQFQGVIHLAAESHVDRSIKDPLAFAKTNILGTMILLNAFKNLWQSNWEGKRFYHISTDEVYGSLGATGLFEESTAYDPNSPYSASKASSDHFVRAYGETYGLPYVISNCSNNYGAYQFPEKLIPLFINNIIQNQALPVYGDGNYTRDWLYVIDHALAIDLVFHKGNNHETYNIGGFNEWKNIDLVKLLCQQMDVKLNRTKGSSEALISYVKDRPGHDLRYAIDATKIQKELGWNPSVTFEEGLSKTIDWYLENTKWLDHITSGDYINYYKQQYS; encoded by the coding sequence ATGAAAAAGATATTAATCACAGGTGGTGCAGGATTTATAGGCTCTCATGTCGTAAGACAATTTGTGACCGCCTATCCGAATTACCATGTTTTTAATTTAGATGCATTAACCTACGCAGGGAATTTAGAAAACCTTGCAGATATTGAAGCCCAAAACAATTACACTTTTTTAAAAGGCGATATTTGTGATGAAGATTTCATTAATACGCTTTTTGAAACCCATCAATTTCAAGGAGTGATTCATTTGGCAGCAGAATCGCATGTAGACCGGTCTATAAAAGATCCGTTGGCATTTGCCAAAACAAATATTTTAGGAACGATGATTTTATTAAATGCGTTCAAAAATTTATGGCAATCCAACTGGGAAGGAAAGCGATTTTATCACATCAGTACCGATGAGGTTTATGGCAGCTTAGGAGCGACTGGCTTGTTTGAAGAGTCAACGGCTTACGATCCCAACTCCCCTTATTCGGCATCTAAAGCGAGCTCCGATCATTTTGTGAGAGCTTATGGCGAAACATACGGATTGCCGTATGTGATTTCCAATTGTTCTAACAATTATGGAGCGTATCAATTTCCAGAAAAATTGATTCCTTTATTTATAAATAATATCATTCAAAATCAAGCCTTGCCTGTGTATGGCGATGGGAATTATACCCGCGATTGGCTGTATGTCATCGATCATGCCTTGGCCATTGATTTGGTATTTCATAAAGGTAATAATCATGAAACTTACAATATTGGAGGGTTCAATGAATGGAAAAATATTGATTTAGTAAAACTCCTTTGTCAGCAAATGGATGTAAAACTAAATAGAACCAAAGGGAGTAGTGAAGCACTCATCTCTTATGTAAAAGACCGTCCCGGACATGATTTACGCTATGCGATTGATGCGACTAAAATTCAAAAAGAATTGGGATGGAATCCTTCGGTTACTTTTGAAGAAGGACTGTCTAAAACCATTGATTGGTATTTAGAAAATACGAAATGGCTCGATCATATTACTTCGGGAGATTATATAAATTATTACAAACAACAATACAGCTAA